The nucleotide window gcgagtggcggcgcctcacctaatggtaccacaaggcctggaacgtcttctatggcttctgttgtggctgaagttcagtcacccagtgctgtagaacccccgggtaggaagcggtttaaatggaaagatgaacataatgccttcctttaccgtacctacctaactataacaaaaatggaatcggaCATGAAACCGTATAGTGTTTCGCTGCACCAAGCGATGGTTGAGAAGTTCCCTGAGCTACGATGTAAGTCTGTCCAAAACATCCTGGATCAGCGCAGATCCCTTTTTAAGTCTAATAGGGTTCCTGCGGATGTGGTGGTGTTAATCCGAGCTGATGTTTCTAGGGAGTTAGGGTTGTTGTCTAGCCCATCTTCAGATGAAAGTACTGTAGAAGAAACGATAAGAGCCGACAATCCCCTCTCCGATCAATTTGCTGAGAGCGAGATGCTGTATGGTGGTATGGATCCGACGGCCAGACAGCGTATACCAAGGCTGAGGGTTAATAGCGGAACGAGGAACATAGTGAGGcttattaatgagattcttgaagaaaaagtaagattagtaccCTCCATAACTGAGCTCCATGAGTTAGTGTACATCGGTGCGATTACGGCAGTCAAAGCGAATGGCCAGCGAATCGTCGCTCCTGCAATGCGTAAGAGTCCCCAGCGTCCACCTTGGGAGGAGAGACTGTGTAGGAAAGTCGATAAGCTGAGAAAAGAGATTGGTCGTTTGTCCAGTTTCTTAACATCTGCTAACCCCAGTGGAAGGATCCGATCGGCGGCGGAGTCGATAATCCGAACATATGAGAACCCGGAAAACACCACCGGCCATGAAGTCCTGGATTTGTTAAAGCAACGATTGATGGTACTGTCATGTCGGCTGCGGCGGTATCGGCAGAGTAAAATGCGCCGGAAACAAGCTCACTTGTTCCGTAACAATCAAAAGGAGCTGTATAAGCAGTTGCAGGTTTCACCTCAGCAACAACCTCAGGCGAACGCGTCCCCTACTAGTGAGGAGGTCTTAGGTTATTGGGGCCCGCTTTGGTCGTGTTCCTCACAGCATAACAGTGGGGCAAGGTGGATTCGTGAGGAGCGAAAACGAGTTGATAGAGTCCAGACAATGGTAGATAATTTAATCACTCTAGAGAATGTACAGGAGGCAATTAGGAAAACCCATAATTGGAGGgcgcctgggattgatggagtgcataacttttggtacaagcggttttcttctgttcacaggcgtcttgcagaattttactctgccttgttgcgagatgcaagtctaatgccgacctttttcacccaggggatgacctatctgatcccgaaatcttctactgcgaaggcagatccgtccaagtacagacctattacctgtctccccacaatatataagctttttacttctgttctcactgccaaaatcaataagcatcttgagaggcatcagatcttagctgaggagcaaaaagggtgtcgtcagggtagtagaggctgcaaagagcagctagtgattgatagcgttatctctgtaacggcaaagaagagtcggggcagcctatatactggttatatagactacagaaaggcctttgactcggttccgcactcctggttgatagaggtcttacgtctctacaaagtcgatcccgttgtcgttgagtgcctaagtgtcgttatgggtaagtggtgcacaaatcttttgttgactattccagataagaaccccgttaaggtcggagtaacacagatcaaccgaggcatttttcagggcgattccttgagcgctctatggttttgcttagcgttgaaccctctgtcttccatcttacagaagtccaagaagggttttgctcttggacagtacagttttagccacctcatgtatatggatgatattaagtttatttctgacactgaaaaagggatccggcaacttgtcaaattagtcgagaggttcagtgtcgacatatgcatgagttttggtcttgacaagtgtagggtcaatgctatgaagagaggaaaatggtcgcagattgaggcgtgtgaagtgccgcagatggatgctcctgcactcatgaatgcaatgcagcgtggtgagacatataagtaccttagtttcctgcaggatattggaattagccatagtcgagcgaaagaggCCCTTACATCTGGCTTTAAGAGTATACTCTACTCTTGCCATCATgagccgtcatgagttcccagttgagtggttctaataaggtaaaggccattaacatatttgccgttccgttgatttcctatagctttggcgtgataaattggacgcggacagaccttgaagggcttaatagaatgattcgtgtatcgttcacgcgacaccgctcccatcacccgctcagctccgtcgagcggtttcacctgtccaggaatagaggaggaagagtcgttgtggatttgcgggaggttcatgcaaaacaactgctgaatctccggaaatacttcctagagaagagccaatccagcttgctccacggggttatagtaaaaagtgacagtaatctAACCCCACTGCGCCTCAGTGATGAGAAATTTCTGCCACTTGAGGATACCTTCTCCAagatcagtgtgatggataggtggcgttcgaaGGATttgcatgggaggtactatgcggcgcttatggatgaagcggttgatcgagatgcgtctgtggcctggctggagtatgtcgagttgtttgctgagacggagggccttgtatttgctatacaggacagggtcatcagcacactcagctacagaaaggatgtcgtcaaggatcctgctgtaaccattgatctgtgccgtctttgtggatcgaccaacgagtccatcgaacatgtcgttagcgggtgtcagtttttagctccaagggaatatacagttCGACATAACAACGTGGtgaagatacttcatcagagactcgctttggacctgggtctcctctccgtttcagtcccgtattttaagtatgctcctcagcctgtattagaggacgatcagtataaactgtactacgatcgtactgttctgacggacaggacagtggagcataataggccagacatcgttctgaccaagaagcaggaaaaaatcaccttccagattgatgtcacaatcccattgtccaccaacatagtgaagaagtacacggaaatactagtgaagtatagggatcttgcagaacaagtcagggagatttgggaccaggagtgCGTAACAGTGGTCCTgctggttttgggcgcgatgggagagattccacgttctctgcatggttcattaagatccgttggagcaccagcaaatctgttccgaccaatgcagaaggctgtgttgctggatacatgacgcttggtccgtcggtacatcacaagctcgagcgataagataacgcctgttcttgaggggccacctgatcgtcatcagatggagctacagacgggggacaatggccgttaacatctggcagttcgtAAAttgttatgtctggtattttatctttcattcatacattttacccatagttttcaatagttcatgttaccatatacaatgcacgtcagaacaatagttatagctcctgcgccttgcctatgggccggccaggatgctttttactgggcttgcccaagagaataataataataatatatttatacacatttccaaataaccgttATATGGTAGATGGTTATCTGGTAGTTTACCTGATGTATAGCCTTCAACCTTCTACCAAATAGCcctcatttgaattttgaaaatcggacagaTTGTTtgaagagatattataagagtactCTATTGCACTTCCCCCAAAACAGCCCCCCAGTGCAACCCgattgttaccagttgatgatcATGATTGACCTAGTCTCCCACACTGTACTCGCATACCTTACCACTTTAGCCTCAACACAGTACCCACGGgaaacccattattttatttaacgtaaatttaattctatttttttttgtaatattattcatttgattgattcgaatgattcagttcaaacccagctcacacactAAGAGATTCAcggttcattatatatatatatatatatatatatattttggagatgaaatatatttaaaaatcttttcagttatgccaagaaacgtggataaaaatttggttacgattcgtggagtagtttttttgtttattctgagaaaacaaaaaccctcttcctctttatatataatagtataaatataataaaccgatttgtttgatattttgtcCTAATCTGCttaaaaaatcttgaaagtaattatatattgattcatagttaacaaacaaatataaatattatacacagtTCAGGAAAAGTTATATTTACCTATTacggtttacaaaaaaaaattcgctagACTATAATTACGGTCAGAAgtataaataagtgaa belongs to Lycorma delicatula isolate Av1 chromosome 1, ASM4794821v1, whole genome shotgun sequence and includes:
- the LOC142317946 gene encoding uncharacterized protein LOC142317946; its protein translation is MVEKFPELRCKSVQNILDQRRSLFKSNRVPADVVVLIRADVSRELGLLSSPSSDESTVEETIRADNPLSDQFAESEMLYGGMDPTARQRIPRLRVNSGTRNIVRLINEILEEKVRLVPSITELHELVYIGAITAVKANGQRIVAPAMRKSPQRPPWEERLCRKVDKLRKEIGRLSSFLTSANPSGRIRSAAESIIRTYENPENTTGHEVLDLLKQRLMVLSCRLRRYRQSKMRRKQAHLFRNNQKELYKQLQVSPQQQPQANASPTSEEVLGYWGPLWSCSSQHNSGARWIREERKRVDRVQTMVDNLITLENVQEYCLRNIIRWSTLLRDGQLYELFTASL